The sequence below is a genomic window from Methanosarcinales archaeon Met12.
TGCAATGATATTTAGCATACCTGCCGCACTTATCTTCTTGATATTTGGCATGCGGATTGTTTGGGGCACTCCCATGGTTGACGATGTCATCATATTTACGGTGTTGATTGCGATTGTCCCTCCCGGAGTCTTTCAATATAGTAGGTACAAGGATATCACTAAGATTGAAGAGCGCTTTCCGGACTTTATGCTGGAAATGGCTGACCTCAATCGAGCGGGGATGACGCTTCCGCATGCCTTGAGCGTTGTGGCAAAGGGCGAATATGATGCAATGGCACCGGAAATCAAGAGGATGGATGCAATGGTATCATGGGGCATCCCGTTTGAGCAAGTGTTGCAAAACTTTGCCCGACGGAAAAAAACTCTGATGATTCAGCGGTCTGTCTCGCTGATCAATCAAGCAGAGCGTGCCGGGGCCAACATTCCTGATATATTAGAGTCAACGGCAAAAGATGCCCGAGGGTCAAAGGTTATTGAGGATGAACGACGAGGGAGTATGTTCCTGTATGTTGTGATAAGTTATATGGCGTTCTTCGTATTTCTTTTAATCGTTTGGATTCTATCGACGGTCTTTATGCCTGTTATGGCCGAGGCTGGTGCCCTTGCGGGCCCAGGGGTGGGTTTTTTGGCTGAATTTGACCCAGCTGTATATACACGGTTATTCTTCCATGCCGCAATAATCCAAGCATTCACATCCGGATTGATTGCAGGAAAGATAGGAGGTGGGAACATCACCGCCGGACTAAAACACTCTGTAATCCTCATGGTCTTTGCATATACAGTGTTTGCTTTTATCAGGTAGTGGTGAGAATTTCCCGATAACATCTGAACACGATAAATCTCATTGTTTTGTAAATCGTGATGACCGAAAAGAGATGTATATGACAAAACAATAAAGGGCCGTAGACCATATCACCATCGATTTTAGCAAAATATTGGGGTCAAGATAGATTGGCATGGGGACAAATCCGAGAAGCACTGCCCCACTATACATAACTGCCACATAGGTAAATGAGGCAAAAATGAGGGCCAGCTCCCTCCACCCAAAGTACCACTTGCTTTTTATCCCTTTTCTTACCTGCTCACTTTCCATGAATATCGTGATTTATAACTCACTGTTAATAAAATTATTGGTCAATGTCACAACACCCGATTCGGGACGTCTACAAGACCCTGGTTGTAGTATCCAATTCGATGCCCGTATGCTCAATATTATATGGAAAGATTCTGGTGGGCGTTGGCATGCCACGCAGTTTACGAATAATGATCGAGCGTTCCAGTCTGTCGCCCTTCTCCCTTGTGAATAGCTCGAAAACCCCGCCTGCCACATGCTTCATGATATTTTCAGCAATCGTATCATGTATGCCCCTGGTCATCAAAAGCAAGTGCAATCCACCAGATAGCCGTCCAATGGATGACATGACTTCGACAATATCTGTAACCATTTCCAGTTCATAGTTTCTAAGGAAGAATGAAATCGAGTCGATGACACCCCTATATTTTTTCCCATGATCTCTTTCTATCACTGATTTCAATGTGCTAAGTTGATCAACGCCAATGCTTTTTCCTATGATGTTCTGCACTGATGTCCCTTTGGTTAATGTACTGGGAAGTGCTTCTGCGAATCGCGGCAAATAGGCATCGATAAAATCGATTTTCTTTTCATACTTCTGAACATCGAATCCCAATCTTGCCATATTATCTTTGATGCCCTCTATATGTTTCTCGGTCGAAAAGTAGAAAGCGTTTTCACCGTTCTCTAAGCCACCAAAGACGAACTGGTCTGCGAACACCTCGGCACCGACTCCGGACTCTCCCAGCAACAATATCGTCGTTCCGGGTAGTACTCCCCCGCCTAGTACTGCGTCCAGGCTTTTTATACCGGTCGTAACCAATTTCATGTTCACTATTGAGACTCCCCTGTTAGTATCTATATACTGGCTGCCAGTATTAAACTTTCCAGATTCGCATGATTTAATCTCATTTAATCAACAGCATATCCCAAAAGTAGCATTCCATAAATACAAGGAAAATAAAAAAGGGGAGCAGTACCGACTAAATCAACAGATTTAGGCGGACTCGCACCGTTCCTAAGAGTCGTTCAGGGTTGATGCTACGCTCTGGCTATATCATAGGATTCCTAAAGACCTTCCCATATTTTTAGAAATACATTAGAATCAACAAAAACCTCATTGGTCTCTCAGCTCCTCCTTACTTATCCCTGCTTGTTTTAAAATTTCAAGCAATGTTCCCTTCGGCAAATCTCTTTTATGAAGGGGGACAACAACTCTTCTTTTCGTTTCCGTGTGGTAGTAAATATGGTGGCTTCCTTTAATCCTATCCAGCACGAATCCCCTCCTTTCAAGTACCTTGATAACTTTCTGGGGAGTAAGAGAAGGAAGTTTAGGCATGAGCCTCTACCGTTAGATTGTATTCCAAAGTTCCTTTTTCTGTTGGTATATCTTCGCCATGCCTTTTTAAGCTCTCTATGTATAATTCGATAGCTTCCTTCGCCATCTCTATCGCTTCGTCTATCGTGCTCCCGTATGTAACACAGCCTGGAAGAGATGGAACTATCACTGTATAACCGCCCTCTGGCTCTTTTCTGAGCATGATTTTATAGCTTAATATTTTCATATATCTCCTCCTATCATCATTCCATTACAGCCATTCATATAAAAAGATGACACTGCCAACTGAAAAATAAAGAAAATAAATTAAAAAATAAAAAAGGAGCAGTCCGCACCGCTCCCAATTCGTTCAGGGTTGATACTACGCTCCGGCTGTCACGGGAACGTCCAACATCAGATGCCCTGTCGGCAGATGTGTTATTATCACGCGGACTGACGCTCCAAGCCCGAAAGGGGCAAGGGCACTGGCGTTGATCGTAACCGTCCTCCCAACCATTATATCAGTCGGGGTGACTCTGCCAGAGGGAATATGTACATCATTGACCACCACTACCAAATCCGTAACATTCATCGGCATCGCAGTGCCAATAGGCGTCATGGTTATATTATCTGTTGTATGATTTGCTGCTACGCCCACGAACCGCAGGTCTGGTGCTGGCTCTGGCGGAGCTATTCCGAATACGAATGCTCCGATGACTGCTGCCAAGACGACCGTAATCGCCACCATCAGAATGACGCCGATGACGGCCGATACTGCCTCTTCATCTTCCCCAAATTTCCCATTTGCTTTCATTTTCTTCATATTTTTTCACTCCTCTTATGTTCTTTTGCACAGAGTGTCTGAAAAGGTGGCTATTGCTTTATTTTTACTAGATGCTTTAATCGCCTTTGCCACATATCACTCACTTCTGTGCTGTCGCATTCGAGGTAATGTTGAACTGCTGTTGCGAGTGCTTCCTTTGTCGAACCTTCGCCGGTCTTCTTCTTCAACCGGTTTAAGTCTTCATCGGTGAGCACGGTTTGCGCATGTAATATTCTAACCATTACATCACCTCATGATAATAATGATGATGAGGTAATATATAAAACTTTGGGTACCGACAGTTACAGATTATCTTTATAAGATGGTGCGTCCTGTTCATATCATGCTTGAGCCCGACCCCCCCCCTTTCTCGAGATTTTTGCATTGTTTTTCATCATCTTGATTATGTCAAAGTTGCTGGCGCTGTATTTTTATCAGGTGGGATTTAGATTCTCAGAGCTGGTCCTGCTAATGGCTATCCCATTGTTCTTCTATATTTTGCCCATGGAGAATAACTTGATGAACATACCTGTTATAGAGGTGGGCAACAAGCTCATTGGGTTCAACGTCATCGGGCTGCTGATACCCCTCATCGTTTCAGCCAAGATACTCATGCAGAAACGCTTGCCGCTCAGGGAGGTTGCGCTGATAACTACAATCGTTGCCACTGTCACATATTTATATACTAATTTTGATCCAGACGTCGGAATCATCATATACTTTTTCGCGATACCGCCAATGCTCGCTGCAGCCATTGCATTCATACTAAAAAAAGACCCCAGAGTTAATGACTATAACACTGCGCTGATGACATATGTGTGCGCCACCCTTGGCATATTAATAGGGGCTGATGTGCTTTACCTATATCACATATTGCAATGGTGGAGGCCAGATGGAGCAGTGTTCATCATCATCGGCGGAGCAGGTGTCACCGATGGCATTTTTCTGGCAGGTATTATCGCTGTTTTGTTTGATCTGATATTTACATGTCAAGAGCACAACGTGGTCAAGGATTTCGTCAGGATGTTAAAACAGGACTAATATTATGACATTATTAGATATTATAAATACTCTGCCGACCAAACTACTTGAGATGCCCATGACAGACAAACTGAAAGTTGGGGATTATATGACCTATGATGTCGACATCGTCTCGCCTGACAGCACGGTGGCAGACGTCATAGGACTCATCGAGAGGACAGGGCACGAGAGTTTCCCGGTCGTAAGGAACGGCAAGGTAGATGGCTATGTCACCTCTACGGACTTGCTGTTATGCGGTCAGAATGACAAGATATCCAAAGTCATGTCCACCGACCTCGTGCTTGCGCACCAGGAGATGGACCTGGCCGATGCGGCAAGGGTGATGTTCAGAACAGGCATGTCCAAATTGCCAGTGGTCGATAAGCACGGGAAGCTCATCGGTCTTCTCAGCAACGCAGACGTCATACGCTCGCAGATCGAGCGGGCGGACCCGAAAAAGGTCTGGAAGTTAAAGAGGACGCTGGAAACCATTCACGACGTAAAGATAAGCGTGGCAAATGATAAAGTGGCGATAAACCAGCTCGTTCCGACGCAATCAAAAATTTACGCAGACGAGCTCGAGGGCAGGACATATGAATTGAAAAAAGGCATGGTCGAACCGATAGTCGTCATACGAAAACCCGGCAAACTGCTCCTGGTAGACGGGCATCACAGGGTTATCGCGGCGAGAAAACTTGGCATCGACACGATGGATGCATACATACTCATATTGGAAAAAGATATATCGCTTGGAATGGAAAAAACTGCCAGAAATATTGGGCTTCATTCGCTGAACGATATAAAAATACTGGACTATCCCCCGCACCCATTAGTCGAGTTCACCAGAAGGGGATGGAGGAGATTGAAATGAGGACAGATGTTTCCATCATACGGGAAGTTTACGATGTGATAGAGGACCGAAAGAAGAATCCCAAAAAAGGGTCTTATGTATGTTCACTGTTGAGCGATGCCAATGGCCGAATCCTGAAAAAAATCGAAGAAGAATCAGGCGAATTGATAATGGCGGCAAAAAGCGGAGACCGTAAAGACATCATCCACGAATCCGCGGATTTGATATTTCACACTCTGGTGGTATTGGCTGCCAATGACATTCCCCTTGAAGATGTATTAAATGAGTTGAAATCTCGAAGAGATTACAACTGTCGCAGGAAAGAGTAACATTGGTACGCTTCAGTACACAGCCAGCCCACTCAGGACATCCGTCCTTGTGATGATTCCCATCATTTTTCCTTTCTCGGTTACTATCAGTCGCCCTATTTTATGCTCGTTCATTGCCTTGATGGCCTCGTTGAGCGGCCTCTCGCCGTCTATCGTTATCACGTCCTTGCTCATTATATCCTCAACCAGTGCGTTGGGTTCCCCCCTCGATATCGCCCGTCCAATGTCAGTAAACGACACGATTCCGAGTATCTCATCGTTTTCCATCACCGGGGCACCGTGGATATTGTGCTTGATTAAAACACGCGCCGCCTCCTGTATGGTCGAGTCAAGGGTGAGGGACACCATCTTCTTGGGTACATATTCTTTGACCAATCTCTTCGGCAGGGATATCATTTCTACAATGGAGCACAGTATGACATTATCTACATCGTTGCGGCCATAGACCTCCCCCCTTATCATCAGTTTGTTCACTGGCGTGGGGCCGATCGTGATTTTATCTCCTGTATTAATCGAGCGTATATTCCCAATGACTTTTATGGATGCGTAGCATAAATAGGGATGTCTGATGGTCGTGAAACTTATCTCCGAAACCGTAGCTCCCTCTATTTCGGAGCCGTCGCGGTGGATGCGAACCATCGCCTCCTCATCTATCTTCTCGATGCCGATGACCTCGTATGCCTTTCCAGTTGGTATATATCCTCCCTTTGGCCCTGGAATGCCCTCCACCAGCTGGAGCACCTTCAACGTCTGCATCTGATTCCGAACTGTGCCGGGGTTTCGGTTGATAATCCTGGCTATCTCTTCCCCCCTCACAGCCTCATTTTTCTGACGGACCATGTTTATGAGGGCGGCAAGAATCTCCCTTTGAATCGGCGGCAGCTCCATGATGTTCTCCATTATAATGATTAATAAATAGTTTTTAGTCTCTTAGATGTTAAATATGTTTCGAGATGCACCATGTACCACTTCAAAGAAGTGGTGGACCTGCAACTCCCATGGAGTTTCAGGTGATGGAACATGTCGCAGTTCGGAGAACTGCGAGGGTTGTATTTCCTTCGGAAATTCAACAGTGGCTAATTATACATCAATGTACCTTATATAATGGTATGAAGAGGTCATGATATTCGAGAAATTACCGACAGTGCTTACAGCAGAAGAGCTGATTGACAAGGCGTTCAAAAAGGCATCCCGTACAGGAGGAGGAAAGGCGGTGCGGGTTAAAGCGACAGAGTCGATGATTCTGACGGCATCGAACATCATCTCAGATAATCTCTTGAACAACGTCAGGCGATTTCCTAACTTCGATGACATACCGCAGTTTTACAGGGAGCTAACTGACATCCTCGTTGGCATAGACCAACTCAAAATGTCGTTGTCCTCTCTGCACTGGGCGAGCACCAAAGTCAAGACACTTTCGAGGAGTTATATTGGAAACTTGCGGAAGGGCCAGAATCCTGCGGCAATTCGAAAACAAGCCTTTGGACGAATTGCCTCGGTTGTTCGGGAAATAGATTCGGATCTGAAATTTTTAAATGAGGCAAGGGGTAAATTGCGGAAGTTGCCGGCGGTGGCTGATATTCCTACGATTATAGTTGCTGGTTACCCAAACGTGGGCAAATCGAGCTTTGTCGCATGGATTAGCAGTGCAAAACCGCAGATATCCACATATCCCTTCACGACGAAGGGCGTTTTAGTAGGACACTTCACTCATGATGGGATTGGGTACCAGGTTATCGATACTCCAGGGTTACTGGACCGTCCCCTTTCGGAGCGCAATCGCATTGAGTTACAGGCGATATCTGCGCTCAAACACCTGGGAGATGTGGTTTTGTTCATACTGGACCCAAGTGAGACATGTGGATATTTACTTGATGCCCAGAAGCGCCTGTTAGTCGATATCGAGAAAGAACTGAAAATCCCGATAGTGGTGGTTACGAATAAAGGCGATTTGAGGGGAGTAGACGCTGACATGTCCACGAAGACAGGTGAGGGCGTAGCAGAAATAAAGGCGCAGTTAATCGAAATACTCAAGCGACCAAGGGCACGGGCATCCAGTCATACATCTTAAATTGGCAATTGGCGAAAGTTTATAATATATGGAGATAGTATCACATAACAGACGATTAAAGTTCGTCGATATGAGGTGAAATAGATGGAGATGAGAAACATATTATTTTCAGCCATACTGGTGGCTTCGGCTTTTGTACTCACAACTTTCTGGCCAGTGGTTAGGGGAGACCCAGTGATAGTCATAGCTGCGATGATATTTGCAGGAGCATTAGCCGCACTGTTTGAGAGCATGGATACGCGGTTGAGCGTTCTGGAAAACAAGCTCGATGCCAAGGAGCGCTCACTAAGGGTGAACATCCAGGGAGTCGAGGAAAACGTGGAACGAAAGCTAACTGCTACCGTCAAAAGAATCAATGAGGCAGTAGAATCGCTTACAAAACGCGAATATCGATAATCGATTAAGATGTCACTACGCCTGGTAGACGTCCATTGCCATTTGCAGCACGAAAAATACGATGGTCGCCTGGATGAAATAATAGAGCAGGCAAAACGTAAAATGGATTTTTTAATCGTTTCTGGCGCCAATATACCATGGAACAGGAGGGCAATCGAATTATCTACCAGGCATCCCGATTTTATTTATGCCACGGCAGGAATCCATCCATGCCAAAATATAAGCGACTCGGAGTTTTTAAGCGAAATTAGATACATAGAGGAGAATGCGGATAAAATAGTGGCAATTGGAGAAACTGGACTCGACCATTTCTGGGATACCGATGAGAATATACTACAGGCGCAAAGGCGAAGATTTGAAGAGCTGATAGGATTATCCAGGTCATTAAGCCTCCCATTGGTTGTGCACTCGAGAAAAGCAGAGGACGCAGTAGTAAGCGTTTTAGAAAGCGTTTTAGAAAAAAACGATACAAAAAACGATATGAACAACGTCATTATGCATTGCTTTTCAGGAAGCAAAAAAATAATGGAGCGATGCATCGGACTTGGCCATTATATCTCATTTTCGACCATGATACTGGCGTCTAAATTGCATAAAAAACTCGCAAAATCCTGTCCTGTTGAAAATATCCTGCTTGAAACGGATGCGCCCTATCTCGCACCTTCTGGAACGACAAATTTTCCCTGGAATGTCGAACTCTCGATTAAAAAAATCTCAGAAATAAAAAATATGGACGCAACGGAGCTCTTAAACCAGGTGTATGAGAACTCATTAAGCGCGTTTAATATTGGGAGATAACTCGCCAGACCAATCATACGCCGTGGCTACTAATCTTTCGGTCTTTTCCATGATGGCTTCGGCGTCGGCTACATTCTTTACCGACCTTATGTCTATTCGTCCGTTCCTGTAAATCATGACCGTCTTGCCATCGATCTCGAACTTGGCCACGCCAAGGTCTTCGGCGCATTTCAGGTTGGCGACGCGCTTTTTTAACAACTGGCAGAGTTTTTTCATGAAAAAGGGTCTGCTGAAACTACTTTCCGCTATATACTTATCCGGGTCATCGGTACAGTGTCTTGCCAGCGAGATCTTGTACATGATTACTTCATTGTGCCTTAAGGTATATTTAGTTTTAAGGGGCACAAAGTATAATAAAGTACAATTGAAAACCTATTCGGAGCGGCCATGGG
It includes:
- a CDS encoding type II secretion system F family protein — encoded protein: MKDEVLTRPKPRWWAKLMWFIEQAIEAPEDMLLRNPAFAMIFSIPAALIFLIFGMRIVWGTPMVDDVIIFTVLIAIVPPGVFQYSRYKDITKIEERFPDFMLEMADLNRAGMTLPHALSVVAKGEYDAMAPEIKRMDAMVSWGIPFEQVLQNFARRKKTLMIQRSVSLINQAERAGANIPDILESTAKDARGSKVIEDERRGSMFLYVVISYMAFFVFLLIVWILSTVFMPVMAEAGALAGPGVGFLAEFDPAVYTRLFFHAAIIQAFTSGLIAGKIGGGNITAGLKHSVILMVFAYTVFAFIR
- a CDS encoding ATPase domain-containing protein, which codes for MKLVTTGIKSLDAVLGGGVLPGTTILLLGESGVGAEVFADQFVFGGLENGENAFYFSTEKHIEGIKDNMARLGFDVQKYEKKIDFIDAYLPRFAEALPSTLTKGTSVQNIIGKSIGVDQLSTLKSVIERDHGKKYRGVIDSISFFLRNYELEMVTDIVEVMSSIGRLSGGLHLLLMTRGIHDTIAENIMKHVAGGVFELFTREKGDRLERSIIIRKLRGMPTPTRIFPYNIEHTGIELDTTTRVL
- a CDS encoding type II toxin-antitoxin system HicA family toxin, which produces MPKLPSLTPQKVIKVLERRGFVLDRIKGSHHIYYHTETKRRVVVPLHKRDLPKGTLLEILKQAGISKEELRDQ
- a CDS encoding type II toxin-antitoxin system HicB family antitoxin; this translates as MKILSYKIMLRKEPEGGYTVIVPSLPGCVTYGSTIDEAIEMAKEAIELYIESLKRHGEDIPTEKGTLEYNLTVEAHA
- a CDS encoding type IV pilin N-terminal domain-containing protein, giving the protein MKANGKFGEDEEAVSAVIGVILMVAITVVLAAVIGAFVFGIAPPEPAPDLRFVGVAANHTTDNITMTPIGTAMPMNVTDLVVVVNDVHIPSGRVTPTDIMVGRTVTINASALAPFGLGASVRVIITHLPTGHLMLDVPVTAGA
- a CDS encoding DUF5371 family protein; its protein translation is MVRILHAQTVLTDEDLNRLKKKTGEGSTKEALATAVQHYLECDSTEVSDMWQRRLKHLVKIKQ
- a CDS encoding DUF1614 domain-containing protein yields the protein MSKLLALYFYQVGFRFSELVLLMAIPLFFYILPMENNLMNIPVIEVGNKLIGFNVIGLLIPLIVSAKILMQKRLPLREVALITTIVATVTYLYTNFDPDVGIIIYFFAIPPMLAAAIAFILKKDPRVNDYNTALMTYVCATLGILIGADVLYLYHILQWWRPDGAVFIIIGGAGVTDGIFLAGIIAVLFDLIFTCQEHNVVKDFVRMLKQD
- a CDS encoding CBS domain-containing protein — its product is MTDKLKVGDYMTYDVDIVSPDSTVADVIGLIERTGHESFPVVRNGKVDGYVTSTDLLLCGQNDKISKVMSTDLVLAHQEMDLADAARVMFRTGMSKLPVVDKHGKLIGLLSNADVIRSQIERADPKKVWKLKRTLETIHDVKISVANDKVAINQLVPTQSKIYADELEGRTYELKKGMVEPIVVIRKPGKLLLVDGHHRVIAARKLGIDTMDAYILILEKDISLGMEKTARNIGLHSLNDIKILDYPPHPLVEFTRRGWRRLK
- the hisE gene encoding phosphoribosyl-ATP diphosphatase, with amino-acid sequence MRTDVSIIREVYDVIEDRKKNPKKGSYVCSLLSDANGRILKKIEEESGELIMAAKSGDRKDIIHESADLIFHTLVVLAANDIPLEDVLNELKSRRDYNCRRKE
- a CDS encoding CBS domain-containing protein — protein: MELPPIQREILAALINMVRQKNEAVRGEEIARIINRNPGTVRNQMQTLKVLQLVEGIPGPKGGYIPTGKAYEVIGIEKIDEEAMVRIHRDGSEIEGATVSEISFTTIRHPYLCYASIKVIGNIRSINTGDKITIGPTPVNKLMIRGEVYGRNDVDNVILCSIVEMISLPKRLVKEYVPKKMVSLTLDSTIQEAARVLIKHNIHGAPVMENDEILGIVSFTDIGRAISRGEPNALVEDIMSKDVITIDGERPLNEAIKAMNEHKIGRLIVTEKGKMMGIITRTDVLSGLAVY
- a CDS encoding NOG1 family protein; the protein is MIFEKLPTVLTAEELIDKAFKKASRTGGGKAVRVKATESMILTASNIISDNLLNNVRRFPNFDDIPQFYRELTDILVGIDQLKMSLSSLHWASTKVKTLSRSYIGNLRKGQNPAAIRKQAFGRIASVVREIDSDLKFLNEARGKLRKLPAVADIPTIIVAGYPNVGKSSFVAWISSAKPQISTYPFTTKGVLVGHFTHDGIGYQVIDTPGLLDRPLSERNRIELQAISALKHLGDVVLFILDPSETCGYLLDAQKRLLVDIEKELKIPIVVVTNKGDLRGVDADMSTKTGEGVAEIKAQLIEILKRPRARASSHTS
- a CDS encoding TatD family hydrolase, giving the protein MSLRLVDVHCHLQHEKYDGRLDEIIEQAKRKMDFLIVSGANIPWNRRAIELSTRHPDFIYATAGIHPCQNISDSEFLSEIRYIEENADKIVAIGETGLDHFWDTDENILQAQRRRFEELIGLSRSLSLPLVVHSRKAEDAVVSVLESVLEKNDTKNDMNNVIMHCFSGSKKIMERCIGLGHYISFSTMILASKLHKKLAKSCPVENILLETDAPYLAPSGTTNFPWNVELSIKKISEIKNMDATELLNQVYENSLSAFNIGR